The sequence TAAAATTTACATTTCAGTCAAAAAGTGACTTCACTTTCTTTCCCGAGCTGTCAGTGACATTGGCTGGTTGATACCATGAATCCTATAGTAAAAAGGATGAAGTGAAttataaaatagaaaattttattGTTTGCTGTTATTTTACCTGTGGCTCGTTGGGGAATAACTCATGCAGGTCTTTTGATCTTATCAGGAGTTCCGATGGTGTGAGTTTACCGAAACGATCAATAAATTCGTCAACAACTAGGTGAGTTATAATCCGCTTGTCGCTCCTCGTGAGGAACGTTGACTCCTGGTACCTTTGGATTATGGCCTTACcctttccggatgaatttaaCAAATATGCTGCCGTGCACTTGTCCCGCGTTATTGTCTCTGCAACCGATGACAGTACCTGCGCTGGAGACTGTTTTCTGCAATCACAATCTGTCACTGGAAGAAGTCCCTGGAAAAAAACGAGAAGTTTTTGAAAAGGACCTAACGCATTTTGTTTATATCTAAAACTAAATTTTTTGACTCGGATAAGACATTTTATGATTATGACATAAATGAGGTTATGTCTCcgaagacgagccagcctagggctgaaagtctccttaataaagacaataaaaaataggTTATGTTGGGTGCATATAGTTTTACCGCTCAATGAAAACTGCATTACCTGATTTTTACGCCATCTGTTCAACCCGGCAATGCATTTGGTCCTATCAGACAACGGAGCTGGAATGAGTTCTTCTAACTCTTTGCGCTCTACAAGTTTTAGAGATTCAAGGTTGTATTGTTGCTCTGAAAGTTTTAGAAAAGCAATCAACATAAATAtagacaattattttttttaacctaCGTATGAACGTATTAATCGTATCTATCGACAATCCAAAAGACTCCAACAAATGGAATGTTTCCACCTCCTCACTATTCAGTTCTTCCACACCTAATTCCACAGTTTCTTCCTTAGTTTCGGCTCGCGGAGACGACATTTTATGAACTTCGAAATATCAAAATGGCAGGTGTTCAAGTTTAAGTACACATTAAAAAATACACTGTTATTCGCAATGATGCAAGttggaaacaaaaataaatattgttaattttttttattgttaattcaaaaagaaaatattgtagTTTCTACAATCAAATCCTTTTGACTCAACAATAAACCGATTGTTGAAATcaataatatttgtttttagTTTAATCGTATACAATTATTCTGCGTGTAACTCACCACGTAAAGgtcaaataaaaattatgctagaacaaaactactttggttgtcgataaaacagggggtgatcaattCTCATCGGTCTCTCCACCTTTCCCTACACTggatattccaccaggaattcttccggatattccttcaggagtttctcttgatattcttccaggaattcctatggatattccttcgggtattcctccaggaattcctccatgaattattAGGGAAAATcctcaggaattcgtccagatattccttcaggcaTTGCTCCTAAAAATCTCCCTGAAGTTCcgtcggatattcctccagatatttctccggatattccaccaggaattcattcagatattcgtccaagaatttcttcggatattcctccagaagtttctcctgattttctcacagaaatTCCTTACAAgatattcctctggatattcctctagaaattcttccataaTTCCTGTGAATattcgtccagatattccttcggatattcgttcaggaacttctccggatatTCTACCAAGTTTTCCTTtgtatattcctccaggaattcattcggaaatttctttaggaagtcTTCCTGATATTCTTCCCAATATTCCTTTAAATATAccttcggatattcttccaggatttcgtccaaatATTCGTCCTAAGGATattgctccaagaattcctccggacatttctccaggaatgcttccagatattccttcagaaattccactgaactttcatccaggaattcctctggatattctcccaggtattcctccggaaattcctttttgaattcgtccggaagttcgttCAAGAATTACTTCGgatattcccccaggaattccatccgatatttccccaggaattcttttcgatatttcttcagcaattcttgAGAAATATCTGTAAAAGTTTCTGGTGAGAACCGAGAaatattctggagaaatttccagaggaagtcctggagaaatttctagaggaatatccaaaggaattcttgaaggaatatctgcaTGAATCCTGGTGAAATATACGAacgaatttctgatggaatatccgacggaattcctggtcaaatattcggaagaattcttggaggattgtccggaggagttcttgaaggaatatccggaggaactactggaggaatatccggaggaattcctgggaaaagatctggataaattcctggagtataACATGGACACATTCCTGGAGGAttatccggaggaatacctgga comes from Armigeres subalbatus isolate Guangzhou_Male chromosome 2, GZ_Asu_2, whole genome shotgun sequence and encodes:
- the LOC134216607 gene encoding uncharacterized protein LOC134216607, translated to MSSPRAETKEETVELGVEELNSEEVETFHLLESFGLSIDTINTFIQQQYNLESLKLVERKELEELIPAPLSDRTKCIAGLNRWRKNQGLLPVTDCDCRKQSPAQVLSSVAETITRDKCTAAYLLNSSGKGKAIIQRYQESTFLTRSDKRIITHLVVDEFIDRFGKLTPSELLIRSKDLHELFPNEPQDSWYQPANVTDSSGKKVKSLFD